The following coding sequences are from one Solea solea chromosome 11, fSolSol10.1, whole genome shotgun sequence window:
- the bhlhe23 gene encoding class E basic helix-loop-helix protein 23, producing MNASEENLLKSISNDALLDLTQRYGQGAFGFGAGHGAGSTGRFPLTPANDFLSAQTAKSNESGGEHTSDDDDGFDSLESRKRGSSFGDDKSGGPLAKKSKEQRSLRLSINARERRRMHDLNDALDGLRAVIPYAHSPSVRKLSKIATLLLAKNYILMQAQALEEMRRLVAYLNQGQTITSPMPSALAPFGQAAVYPFSGSALATCAEKCTTYSGTGSSLFKHCSDKP from the coding sequence ATGAACGCCAGTGAAGAGAACCTGCTCAAATCCATCAGCAACGACGCACTCCTCGACCTGACGCAGCGCTACGGACAGGGCGCCTTCGGCTTCGGCGCTGGCCATGGTGCTGGAAGCACCGGCCGCTTCCCGCTCACACCGGCCAACGACTTCCTCTCCGCTCAGACCGCGAAGTCCAACGAGAGCGGCGGGGAGCACACGagcgacgacgacgacggcTTCGACTCGCTGGAGTCCCGGAAGAGGGGCTCGTCGTTCGGGGACGACAAGTCCGGGGGTCCGCTGGCCAAGAAGAGCAAAGAGCAGCGGTCACTGCGGCTCAGCATCAACGCCcgcgagaggaggaggatgcacGACCTGAACGACGCGCTGGACGGTCTGCGCGCCGTGATCCCGTACGCGCACAGCCCCTCGGTGAGAAAACTCTCCAAAATAGCCACTCTCCTCCTGGCCAAGAACTATATCCTGATGCAGGCTCAGGCTCTGGAGGAGATGAGGCGGCTGGTCGCTTATCTGAACCAGGGACAGACCATAACCTCACCCATGCCCAGCGCACTGGCTCCGTTTGGACAGGCGGCCGTCTATCCTTTCTCCGGGTCTGCGCTCGCCACCTGCGCTGAGAAGTGCACCACTTACTCCGGGACAGGGTCCAGTCTCTTCAAACACTGCAGCGACAAGCCGTGA